In Pongo abelii isolate AG06213 chromosome 22, NHGRI_mPonAbe1-v2.0_pri, whole genome shotgun sequence, the following are encoded in one genomic region:
- the RWDD2B gene encoding RWD domain-containing protein 2B (The RefSeq protein has 2 substitutions compared to this genomic sequence), with protein MKIELSVQPWDPGYSSEGATAQETYTCPKMIEIEQAEAQLSELDLLASMFPGENELIVNDQLAVAELKDCIEKKTMEGRSSKVYFTINMNLDVSEEKMAMFSLACILPFKYPAVLPEITVRSALLSRSQQTQLNTDLTAFLQKHCHGDVCILNATEWVREHASGYVSRDTSSSPTTGNTVQSVDLIFTRLWIYSHHIYNKCKRKNILEWAKELSLSGFSMPGKPGVVCVEGPQSACEEFWSRLRKLNWKRILIRHQEDIPFDGTNDEMERQRKFSIFEEKVFIVNGARGNHMDFGQLYQFLNTKGCGDVFQMFFGVEGQ; from the exons ATGAAAATTGAGCTGTCCATGCAGCCATGGAACCCAGGTTACAGCAGTGAGGGGGCCACGGCTCAAG AAACTTACACATGTCCAAAAATGATTGAGATAGAGCAGGCGGAGGCCCAGCTTTCCGAGTTAGACCTGCTAGCCAGTATGTTCCCTGGTGAGAATGAGCTCATAGTGAATGACCAGCTGGCTGTAGCAGAACTGAAAGATTGTATTGAAAAGAAGACAATGGAGGGGCGATCTTCAAAAGTCTACTTTACTATCAATATGAACCTGGATGTATCTGAGGAAAAAATG GCGATGTTTTCTCTGGCCTGTATTCTTCCCTTTAAATACCCGGCAGTTCTGCCTGAAATTACTGTCAG ATCAGCATTATTGAGTAGATCCCAGCAGACTCAGCTGAACACAGATCTGACTGCATTCCTGCAAAAACATTGTCATGGAGATGTTTGTATACTGAATGCCACAGAGTGGGTTAGAGAACACGCCTCTGGCTATGTCAGCAGAGATACTTCATCTTCACCCACTACAGGAAACACAGTCCAGTCAGTTGACCTCATCTTCACAAGACTCTGGATCTACAGCCATCATATCTataacaaatgcaaaagaaagaatattctAGAGTGGGCAAAGGAGCTTTCCCTGTCTGGGTTTAGCATGCctggaaaacctggtgttgtttGTGTGGAAGGCCCACAAAGTGCCTGTGAAGAATTCTGGTCAAG ACTCAGAAAATTAAACTGGAAGAGAATTTTAATTCGCCATCAAGAAGACATTCCTTTTGATGGTACAAATGATGAAatggaaagacaaaggaaattttccatttttgaagaaaaagtgTTCATTGTTAATGGAGCCAGGGGAAACCACATGGACTTTGGTCAGCTCTATCAGTTCTTAAATACCAAAGGATGTGGGGATGTTTTCCAGATGTTCTTTGGTGTAGAAGGACAATGA